In Bradyrhizobium sp. 170, the DNA window CACGCCGGACCAGGTGTTTGCCGAGCGCGCCAAGCAAAATCCGGCCGGACGGTTCGGCGAGCCCGATGAGTTCGGCTATGCCTGTGCATTCCTGTGCGGCGACAAGGCCGGATTCATCACCGGCCAGAATATCCTGCTCGACGGCGGCGCGTTCCCGGGCACGCTATGAAGGCTGTCTGGTACGAGCGAGCGGGGCCAGCGCCCGAGGTGCTGACCTATGGCGAGATGCCGACGCCGGTGGCCGGCCCGGGCGAGGTGCGCGTGCGGCTGGAAGCATCCGGCGTCAATCCCGCCGATGTCGGCCGCCGCGGCGGCGGCTACCGGCCGATGGAATATCCGCGCGTCGTTCCGAACAGCGATGGTGCTGGGATCATCGATCAGGTCGGCGACGGCGTCACGCGGCTCAAGGCCGGCCAGCGCGTCTGGCTGTTCAACGGCCAGCGCAACGGCCGCGCGTTCGGCACGGCGGCCGAGTATATTGCGCTCGCCGAACATCTGGTGACGCCGCTGCCGGACAATTTGTCGTTTGCGGAAGGCGCCACGCTCGGCATCCCCGCCATGACGGCGTGGACCTGCCTCTACTGCGACGGCCCGATCGTGGGACAGACAGTGCTGGTCACCGGCGGCGCGGGCGCCGTCGGTCACTATGCCGTGCAACTCGCCAAATGGGGCGGCGCCAAGGTGATCGCGACCGTGAGTTCGGCTGTTAAGGCCGAGCAGGCGCGGCTTGCCGGCGCGGACCTCGTTATCAATTATAAAAGCGAGGATGTCGTCGCCAAGACGATGGCCTTCACCGGGCAGCTTGGCGTCGACCGTGTCGTCGATGTCGATTTCGGCGGCAATATCGAGACCACGCTGAAACTGATGGGCATGAATTCGACGATCGCGGTCTACGCCAGCAACGGCAACCGCACGCCCGTCGTGCCGATGCGCGAGTTGATGGAAAAATGCATCGCGCTTCGCGCGCTGGTGCTGTTCGCACTGCCACAGCCGTTATTGGCTGCAGCGCAGGCGGACATCACGAAGTGGCTGTCGGCGGGTCCGCGCATTCACAACGTCGCGGCGCAGTTCGCGCTCTCGGACACTGCGCAGGCACACCTTGCGGTGGAGAAAGGCGACAAACTCGGCACCGTTATCGTCGATTGCGCTCGTCTTCTTCCCGTTGGCTGACACTGGAGGAATCCGCCGCGGTTCGCTCCTGATCCCAAGTCAGGCCGAACTCGTCGAGGCCTTGCGCCAGCAAATCTCCGAGCATTGGCTCGCCCAGGAGATAACGCGCGGTGTGACGCTCACGCTGGCCGGCGGCTTCCCTACGCAAATCCTCCCATTCATCAATGGAGGCGTCGCCACGGCCGAGCCGCATCAGGGCGACCAGATCGACCTTCTCCTCTTCGGAGAGCGCGTTGATGAAGCCGGTGATCTCACGGATCACCGGATCCTGCCCATTGTCCTGCAGCACATCGATCATGTCGTCATCGGCTGCGTTCGACCCGGAGTCCGGATCAGACGTGGCCTCCTTGACGTCGAATTGCCGGGCCTTCTCAATCAAAAACCCGACTTTTTCCGTCGAAATCGCGAGTTCCGGCATGGCGCGCTCCTGGTGTGATGCCGCGATAACGTTCCATCGCCCCATCCGATCCATTGCGCCGACCTGCAGAAACCCGCATCTTCGCGGCCAATTACATCAATAAGGAAGCGCCAATGCACTGGACCGTGGGCAGGGTCAAAATCACGAAGGTCGTTGAAGTTGAAACGGTCGGCAGCACCCGTTTCATCCTTCCGCTCGCGACCAACGAGGAAATCCAGAAACTGCCCTGGCTCATTCCGCATTTTGCGACCGGGGAAGGCCGGCTGAAAATGTCGATCCATTCGTTCCTGATCGAAACGCCCACGCGCCGGATCATCGTCGATACCGGGCTCGGCAACGACAAGCAGGGCCGCAACGTTCCGACCTGGAACAACCGAACGGATCCGTTCCTCGACAGACTGACGGCGGCGGGCTTTCCCCCTGATAGCGTCGATACCGTGCTATGCACGCATCTTCATGTCGATCATGTCGGATGGAATACGAGGCTCGTCGATGGCAAATGGGCGCCGACCTTCACCAATGCCCGATACGTGTTCGGCAAGGCCGAATACGAGCACTGGCGCGACCACAGCGATGCGCCGGACAAGGCGGCCGTGTTCAGTGATTCCGTGCAGCCGATTGCCGATGCCGGCAAGGCCGATCTCGTCGCCAGCGACGCCCAGCTTGCGGATGAAATCACCCTGATCCCGACACCCGGCCACAGCCCCGGCCATATGAGCGTCCACATCAAGTCGGACGGCGAGGAAGCCCTGCTGACGGGGGACGTTGCCCACCATCCGTGCCAGATGGCCCATCTCGACTGGTCTTCGACGGCGGATTCCGATCCCCGGCAGTCGGCCGAAACCCGCCGCGAGCTGTTCTCGCGCTTTACCGACACGCCGACGCTCGTGATCGGCGGGCATTTCAGCGCCGGTCACATCAGGCGTGACGGCGATGCGTTCAAGTACATCGCGCTAGGCGACTAGCGCCCGACACGCGGGATGGTGGGCACGGCGCAAGGGCGCCTTTGCCCACCCTACCCTGCGCTTTCGGCAGTTGAATTTCCTGCCCCGCTGTTCCATGAAGCGTACCGAGGTATACCACCGATAAGCCTGATAAACCCTGCAGGGAGTGACAAAATGAAGCTTGTACGTTACGGCGCCAAGGGCGCGGAAAAGCCCGGCCTGATCGATAAATCCGGCCAGTTGCGCGATCTTTCGGCCCACGTGAAGGACCTCGACGGCGAGGCCTATTCGCCGGCCGGGCTCGCCAAGTTCGCCGCCCTGGATACCTCAAAACTTCCCGCCGTCGACGGCAAACAGCGCTTCGGCGCGCCGGTTACCGGCATCTCGAAATTCGTCGCGATCGGGTTGAACTACAGCGACCACGCCAAGGAAACGGGATCGCCGATCCCGACCGAACCGATCTTCTTCATCAAAGCCAACACCTCGCTGTCGGGTCCGAACGACGCGGTCGAAAAGCCGCGCGGCTCCACCAAGCTTGACTGGGAAGTCGAGATCGCCGCCATCATCGGCACCCGCGCCAAGTACGTCTCGGAAGCCGACGCGTTGAACCACGTCGCCGGCTATTGCGTCTGCAACGACGTCTCCGAGCGCAATTTCCAGCAGGAGCGCGGCGGCCAGTGGACCAAGGGCAAGTCGCACGACACCTTCGGCCCGCTTGGCCCGTGGCTGGTGACCAAGGACGAAATCCCTGACGTGCAGAAGCTCGGCATGTGGCTCGACGTCAACGGCCAGCGCCGCCAAACCGGCAACACCTCGACCATGATCTTCTCGATGGCGAAATGCATTTCCTATGTCTCGCAGTTCATGACGCTGTTGCCCGGCGACATCGTCACGACAGGCACCCCGCCCGGCGTCGGTCTCGGCATGAAGCCGCCGACCTTCCTCAACGTCGGCGACGTCGTAACCCTCGGCATCGAAGGCCTCGGCGAGCAGCGGCAGGAGATCATCGCGGCCTAGACGTCATACCCCGCGAAAGCGGGGTATCCAGTACGCCGCGGCTTTGGTGAAAGAACCGAACAGCCGCGGCGTACTGGATCATCCGCCTTCGCGGATGATGACATCGCGTGGTCGTCATGACCGGGCAAAACAAAGAAGAAAACTTCCAAGGGAACTCCCAGCATGAAACTCACCTTCTCCCCCGCCTCGCCGTTCGCCCGAAAAGTGCGCATCGTCGCGATCGAGACCGGCCTGATCGACAAGATCGAATTCATCGCGGCCACGGTCGCGCCGGGTCAGGCCAACGAAGAATATTCGAAGATCACGCCGCTGAAGAAGTTGCCGGTGCTGATCCTCGACAATGGCGATGTCATTCTCGATTCGTATGTGATCGTCGAATATCTCGACGAACTCGCCGGCGGCGGCAAACTGATCCCCGCCTCCGGCCCCGAGCGATGGAAGGTCAAGAGCGACCATTCGCTGCTGCAGGGCATGCTCGATTCCATGCTGCTGTGCCGCTACGAAGGCATGGTGCGGCCGGAGCCGCTGCGGTGGAAGGCGTGGTCCGACGATCACTGGAACCGCGCGTGGACCGGCATGGCGCGCTTCGAGAACAAGGCCGACGTTCTGTCTGGCCCGTTCAACATCGCGCAGATCGGCCTTGTTTGTGTGCTCGGCTATGCCGATTTCCGCTTTGCCGATTGCGGCTGGCGCAAGGCCTATCCAAAACTCGACGCTTTCCATCAGAAGATGATGGAGCGGCCGTCGGTGAAAATCTCGGCACCGCCGCCGGCGTAACCACAACAAGGGAGACGGCAGCATGCGCGAGGGTGGCAAACGATTGCGACACCTCGGCTTCGCTGCCGTTTTCATGCTCGGCGCATCCGCCGCATCTGCCCAGCTACAGGAATTCTCCACCGGCCAGCGCAACCTCGCCTGCGGCAGCCCGGCCTCCATCGGCGATGGCTGGCCCACCGCGACGCCGGAAAGCGTCGGCCTTGACGGTGCGCGCCTGTGCGGCATCGCCGCGCGGCTACAGTCCACCAATGCCAACGTTCATGCCGTGATCGTGGTCCGTCGCGGGACGCTCGTGTTCGAGCAGTACTTCCCGGGCTATGACGAGCCCTGGGGAATGGGCGAAGGGCGGCAGCACGATTTCGATGCGACGACCAAGCACGACATGCGCTCGGTTTCGAAGAGCGTGATCTCCTTGCTGGTGGGGATCGCAATCGATCGCGAGCTGATCAAGAGCGCCGACGAGCCTGTCGTCAAATTCTTTCCGGACTATTCGGCGCTGAAAACGGCGGGTTGGGACAACATCACCCTCCGCCATCTCCTCACCATGTCGTCGGGCATTCAGTGGGACGAGAACCGCGCCTGGAAAGATCCTGAGAACGACGAACCGCATCTCGGCAATGAAGCCGACCCGTTCCGCTACGTCCTGTCGAAGCCGATCGCGGCACCGCCGGACACCGTATGGAATTACAATGGCGGTGGAACGGACCTGCTCGGCAACATCATCGAGCGTGTATCGGGTAAATCGCTGGACGCTTTTGCGCGCGAGGCCCTGTTCACGCCCCTTGGCATCTCGGACTGGGAATGGATGAAGTACCGGAATGAGCATATTGCCGCGGCCGCGGGTCTTCGCTTGCGCCCGCGCGACGCCGCAAAAATCGGCCAGCTCGTGCTCAACAAGGGTGCCTGGAACGGCAAGCAGATTGTGTCGTCGAAATGGATCGAGCAATCGGTCACGCCGCGCTTTCAGGCGATCGGCTATTTCGGCGGCCTGTTCTATTACGGCCAGCAATGGTGGATGGGTCGCACCTTGTCCGGCGACAAGGATGTGAAGTGGATTGCGGCCCAGGGCCTCGGCGGCCAGCGGATCTTCATCGTCCCCGAACTCGATCTTGTGGTCATGACCACATCCGGGCTTTATGGCAGCGGCCGGCAAGGTCAGGCCGCGCTCGACATCCTCGCCAACTTCATCATTCCCTACATCAGGGACAACGCGCGATAATCTAGCCGGGAAAATCATGAGCCTGAAATTTACCGTCGGCGATCTCACCATTCACCGCATCATCGAACAGGAAACCACCTTCCTGCCGGCATTGGAAATGCTGCCGGGCCTGACGCCGGAACTGTTGGCGGAGAACCGGGCGTGGATGCGAGATGCCGGTGCGCTCGACGACAAGGACGTGCTGATCCTGTGCTTCCAGTCCTATGTGGTGAAGACGCCGCATCACACCATCCTGATCGATAGCTGCATCGGCAACGACAAGCCGCGGCCGCAGCGGCCGAAATGGAACATGAAGACCGACGACACCTACGCGCGCGGGCTGGCTGCCGCAGGGTTTTCCGTCGGTGACATCGACTACGTCATGTGCACGCATCTGCATGTCGACCACGTCGGCTGGAACACGCGGCTCGACAATGGCCGCTGGGTGCCGACCTTCCCCAAGGCGCGCTACGTGTTCGACAAGACCGAGTTCGACTACTGGACCGAGACCCACGCGAAAACGCCGGTGCCGGCGTTTGGCGACAGTGTGCTGCCGGTCGTCGAGGCGAAACAGGCGGAGATCGTGCGCAGCGACTACCAGATCGGCGACCACGCGCGCATCCTGCCGACGCCGGGCCACACGCCCGGCCATGCCGCCTTCACCTTCGGCCGCGGCAAGGACGACGCGGTGTTCTCCGGCGACCTGATGCATTCGCCGCTGCAGACGCGCTATCCAGAACTGTCCGTGAAGTTCGATGTCGATCAGGTGCAGGCGGCCACGACGCGGCGCAATTTCTTGGAACGTTACTGCGACACCGATACGCTGTGCTGCACCGCGCATTTCCCCTCGCCTTCGGTCGGAAAAATCCGGCGCAAGGGCAATGGATTTTCCTGCGAGGCGACATGAGCGCGGGCACGCCGACGTTCGAGACGCTTTCGATCGAGCCGGTCGACGAGCATGTGGCGATCATCCGGCTCAACCGGCCGGACGCGTCCAACGCGCTCAACACCCGGATGGGACGCGACCTCGTGCGCTATTTCGAGGATGCGGCGCTTGATCCGAAGAGCCTGCGCTGCATCGTCCTGACCGGCACCGGCGACAAGGCGTTCTGCGCCGGTGGCGATTTGAAGGAGCGCCGCGGCATGACCGACGAGGCATGGACTCGCCAGCACGTCATCTTCGAGCGAATGGTGCGGGCGCTGATCGACTGCCCGGTCCCGATTATCGGCGCCGTCAACGGCGCGGCCTATGGCGGCGGCTGCGAGATCGCGGGCTGCTGCGATTTCCTCTATGCGGCAGAGGGCGCGCGTTTTGCCCTGACCGAAGTCACGCTCGGAATCATGCCGGGTGGCGGCGGAACGCAAACCCTGCCGCGGGCCGTCGGCGAGCGCCGCGCCAAGGAATTGATCCTGACGGGCAAGCCGTTCACGGCAGCGGAAGCCCACGCCTGGGGTCTTGTGAACGAAGTCTTTCCGATATCCGAACTATTGCCGGCGGCACTGGCGACCGCCTCGCGCATTGCCCGCAACGCGCCGATCTCCGTCCGCCAGGCAAAGCTGTCGATCCATCGCGGCCTGCAACTATCGCTGCGGGACGGCCTCGCGCTAGAGATCGAGGCCTACAACCGCATGGTCCCGACCGAAGACCGCCGCGAGGGCGTGCTGGCCTTCAACGAGAAGCGGCCGCCGAATTTCAAGGGGCGGTGAACCGATAGCGTTTTCGAGCGAAGCATGCCCTCGGACTTGATCCGGGGGTGGATACCGGTTCGCATAGCAATCAAGTTTACGCAGATTGCGTAGACTTATCTGCGGTAGAAAACGCGTCAAACAAGAACCCAGGCTTCGGTTCTGATTCAATCAGAACCGAAGCCGCTCAATCGAACAGGCTCGGCGTGTGGTTCACGACCGCGCCTTCGATCGTCAGCATCTTCAATTTCGTCACCACCCCGCCATTGGCGGAGAAGCCGCCGGGCTTGTTGCCGGCCGCCAGCACGCGGTGGCACGGCACCACGATCGGACAGGGGTTGCGGCCCAGCGCCTGGCCGACATCGCGCGACAGCTCGACGCCGCCGAGTTTCTTGGCGATATCGCCATAGGTCATGGTCTTGCCCGGCGGAATGGTGCGCGCGATGTCGTAGACGCCGCGATTGAATTCAGGAACGCCGTCGAGATCGAGCACGACGCCGGCGAGGTCGTTCGGCTTGCCCTCGAGCAGTTCTACAATCCCGTCGATCGCGGCCTGCACGTTCTCGGGCGGCTCTGCCTCGACAAGGTCGTTATGGCGCTGCTGCAGGCGGGCGCGGGTCTTCTTCTCGTCGCCCATCGGCAACTGCACCGAAATGATGCCGCGCTCGCCCCAAACGATGCCGCAGCGGCCGATCGCGGTGTCGAATATCGTAAAATGGTGCCCGGTCATGGCTGGCTCCATAGTCTCCTGTTCAATGCCACCCAGCTTCCTCTTGAGCTCAAATCTAGGCTTGGAGATTATTGCTATCCACCCGAAACCTGAGGGAACTTGACGGCATGAACAACTTCCGATGATCTGAGGTTCTCGCCAGCGCCATTCAATGGCTTTTGACCCATCCCCACCTCACGAGCCCATGCAAACGATAAACGTCAACGGATATGACATGGCCTATCTCGAGATCGGCCGGGGGCCCACGCTGGTGTGCGTGCACGGCTCGCTGTGCGATTTCCGGATCTGGTCGTCGGTGCTGGGGCCGCTGACGCGCAAACACCGCGTGATCGCACCGTCGTTGCGGCATTTCTTCCCCGACCATTGGGACGGCGTCGGTGAAACCTATTCGATCGCGCAGCATGTCGACGACGTGATCGGCTTCATCGAAAGGCTCGATGCCAGGCCGGTCGACCTGATGGGCCATTCCCGCGGCGGACACATTTGCTTTCGCGTCGCGCAGCGCCGGCCTGACCTGTTGCGCAAGCTGATCCTGGCCGAGCCGGGGGGCGAGCTCGACGCTACCCTTGATCCCGCCTACAAGCCCGGCCCCTCGCCGCTGGCGGGAATGATAGCAGCTTCCGCTGAGGTGATCGCCAAGGGTGACATCGACGGCGGCTTGCAGATCTTCATGGATGCGCTGGAAGGCCCCGGCGCCTGGAAGCGCCTGCCGGCAACGCCGAAACAACTGCTGCGCGACAACGCCACGACGCTGATTGGCCAGATGCGCGACCAGCGTCCGCCGTTCTCCAAGGCGGATGCGGAGGCGATCAAGACCCCGACCTTGTTCATCGGCGGCGCCAAGACCAAGGGCACGCTGCCGAAGGTGCTGCATGCGCTGGCCACCAACGTGAAAGGCGCGCGCACCGAGATGATCCCGGGCACCACGCACCCGATGTTCGAGCAGGCGCCGCAGAAATATTGCGAGATCGTTTTGACATATCTCGCGGAGGGTTGATCGCCATGCAGACACTGACCGTCAACGGCTACGACATGGCCTATCTCGATGTT includes these proteins:
- a CDS encoding serine hydrolase, whose translation is MREGGKRLRHLGFAAVFMLGASAASAQLQEFSTGQRNLACGSPASIGDGWPTATPESVGLDGARLCGIAARLQSTNANVHAVIVVRRGTLVFEQYFPGYDEPWGMGEGRQHDFDATTKHDMRSVSKSVISLLVGIAIDRELIKSADEPVVKFFPDYSALKTAGWDNITLRHLLTMSSGIQWDENRAWKDPENDEPHLGNEADPFRYVLSKPIAAPPDTVWNYNGGGTDLLGNIIERVSGKSLDAFAREALFTPLGISDWEWMKYRNEHIAAAAGLRLRPRDAAKIGQLVLNKGAWNGKQIVSSKWIEQSVTPRFQAIGYFGGLFYYGQQWWMGRTLSGDKDVKWIAAQGLGGQRIFIVPELDLVVMTTSGLYGSGRQGQAALDILANFIIPYIRDNAR
- a CDS encoding glutathione S-transferase family protein; this encodes MKLTFSPASPFARKVRIVAIETGLIDKIEFIAATVAPGQANEEYSKITPLKKLPVLILDNGDVILDSYVIVEYLDELAGGGKLIPASGPERWKVKSDHSLLQGMLDSMLLCRYEGMVRPEPLRWKAWSDDHWNRAWTGMARFENKADVLSGPFNIAQIGLVCVLGYADFRFADCGWRKAYPKLDAFHQKMMERPSVKISAPPPA
- a CDS encoding fumarylacetoacetate hydrolase family protein, which gives rise to MKLVRYGAKGAEKPGLIDKSGQLRDLSAHVKDLDGEAYSPAGLAKFAALDTSKLPAVDGKQRFGAPVTGISKFVAIGLNYSDHAKETGSPIPTEPIFFIKANTSLSGPNDAVEKPRGSTKLDWEVEIAAIIGTRAKYVSEADALNHVAGYCVCNDVSERNFQQERGGQWTKGKSHDTFGPLGPWLVTKDEIPDVQKLGMWLDVNGQRRQTGNTSTMIFSMAKCISYVSQFMTLLPGDIVTTGTPPGVGLGMKPPTFLNVGDVVTLGIEGLGEQRQEIIAA
- a CDS encoding alpha/beta hydrolase; translation: MQTINVNGYDMAYLEIGRGPTLVCVHGSLCDFRIWSSVLGPLTRKHRVIAPSLRHFFPDHWDGVGETYSIAQHVDDVIGFIERLDARPVDLMGHSRGGHICFRVAQRRPDLLRKLILAEPGGELDATLDPAYKPGPSPLAGMIAASAEVIAKGDIDGGLQIFMDALEGPGAWKRLPATPKQLLRDNATTLIGQMRDQRPPFSKADAEAIKTPTLFIGGAKTKGTLPKVLHALATNVKGARTEMIPGTTHPMFEQAPQKYCEIVLTYLAEG
- a CDS encoding DUF3775 domain-containing protein translates to MPELAISTEKVGFLIEKARQFDVKEATSDPDSGSNAADDDMIDVLQDNGQDPVIREITGFINALSEEEKVDLVALMRLGRGDASIDEWEDLRREAAGQRERHTARYLLGEPMLGDLLAQGLDEFGLTWDQERTAADSSSVSQREEDERNRR
- a CDS encoding MBL fold metallo-hydrolase encodes the protein MHWTVGRVKITKVVEVETVGSTRFILPLATNEEIQKLPWLIPHFATGEGRLKMSIHSFLIETPTRRIIVDTGLGNDKQGRNVPTWNNRTDPFLDRLTAAGFPPDSVDTVLCTHLHVDHVGWNTRLVDGKWAPTFTNARYVFGKAEYEHWRDHSDAPDKAAVFSDSVQPIADAGKADLVASDAQLADEITLIPTPGHSPGHMSVHIKSDGEEALLTGDVAHHPCQMAHLDWSSTADSDPRQSAETRRELFSRFTDTPTLVIGGHFSAGHIRRDGDAFKYIALGD
- a CDS encoding methylated-DNA--[protein]-cysteine S-methyltransferase, giving the protein MTGHHFTIFDTAIGRCGIVWGERGIISVQLPMGDEKKTRARLQQRHNDLVEAEPPENVQAAIDGIVELLEGKPNDLAGVVLDLDGVPEFNRGVYDIARTIPPGKTMTYGDIAKKLGGVELSRDVGQALGRNPCPIVVPCHRVLAAGNKPGGFSANGGVVTKLKMLTIEGAVVNHTPSLFD
- a CDS encoding NADPH:quinone reductase gives rise to the protein MKAVWYERAGPAPEVLTYGEMPTPVAGPGEVRVRLEASGVNPADVGRRGGGYRPMEYPRVVPNSDGAGIIDQVGDGVTRLKAGQRVWLFNGQRNGRAFGTAAEYIALAEHLVTPLPDNLSFAEGATLGIPAMTAWTCLYCDGPIVGQTVLVTGGAGAVGHYAVQLAKWGGAKVIATVSSAVKAEQARLAGADLVINYKSEDVVAKTMAFTGQLGVDRVVDVDFGGNIETTLKLMGMNSTIAVYASNGNRTPVVPMRELMEKCIALRALVLFALPQPLLAAAQADITKWLSAGPRIHNVAAQFALSDTAQAHLAVEKGDKLGTVIVDCARLLPVG
- a CDS encoding enoyl-CoA hydratase-related protein — encoded protein: MSAGTPTFETLSIEPVDEHVAIIRLNRPDASNALNTRMGRDLVRYFEDAALDPKSLRCIVLTGTGDKAFCAGGDLKERRGMTDEAWTRQHVIFERMVRALIDCPVPIIGAVNGAAYGGGCEIAGCCDFLYAAEGARFALTEVTLGIMPGGGGTQTLPRAVGERRAKELILTGKPFTAAEAHAWGLVNEVFPISELLPAALATASRIARNAPISVRQAKLSIHRGLQLSLRDGLALEIEAYNRMVPTEDRREGVLAFNEKRPPNFKGR
- a CDS encoding MBL fold metallo-hydrolase, whose amino-acid sequence is MSLKFTVGDLTIHRIIEQETTFLPALEMLPGLTPELLAENRAWMRDAGALDDKDVLILCFQSYVVKTPHHTILIDSCIGNDKPRPQRPKWNMKTDDTYARGLAAAGFSVGDIDYVMCTHLHVDHVGWNTRLDNGRWVPTFPKARYVFDKTEFDYWTETHAKTPVPAFGDSVLPVVEAKQAEIVRSDYQIGDHARILPTPGHTPGHAAFTFGRGKDDAVFSGDLMHSPLQTRYPELSVKFDVDQVQAATTRRNFLERYCDTDTLCCTAHFPSPSVGKIRRKGNGFSCEAT